One Leishmania infantum JPCM5 genome chromosome 17 DNA window includes the following coding sequences:
- a CDS encoding putative L-gulonolactone oxidase — MSAQSAASRWTNLAGIGSCHPTHHHYPTSTEEVQDAVELVRSQNGKCRVAGAGKSPNTATFTNEHLIHMERMNRILSIDTVAHTITCEAGAVMEEVMRSVDKVGLMVRCVPSYVRTTVGGCIATATHSSGSQCHCLSDYVRGLKIVDGCAQIRTLVAGKDDAELRLAACHLGVIGIVTEVTLEVQPRIQWKLVSQPLPMKDATNAALVAEKVRSTEYYRWWWVPHTDGCYESYSRVESTTDISALPPLPDALTARDDAPVQPSPAALQEASSASDSSASLIVKSALKSIATDFVRHQVVEWSLWAACLYPAIQPYVNKAYQRVFFSAPQVQRGSALECFTFDCLFKQWANEWAIDASRAVEAFNRLRDMIDREGMLLHFPVEFRFTAPDVSDMSPAVGRPTCWIGVVMYRPYGQEARDTRRCYDGFCHVMEEMGGRPHWAKYYDWGHREITAAYGDHWERFLALRRRMDPDDIFVNRWFRNLMSSDRVNSTACTP; from the coding sequence ATGTCTGCTCAGTCCGCGGCCAGTCGGTGGACAAACCTCGCTGGCATCGGCTCCTGCCACCCGACGCACCATCATTACCCCACGAGTACCGAAGAAGTGCAGGACGCTGTCGAGCTGGTGCGTTCGCAGAACGGCAAGTGCCGCGTCGCGGGAGCCGGCAAGAGCCCGAACACAGCCACCTTCACGAATGAGCACCTGATCCACATGGAGCGCATGAACCGCATCTTGTCCATTGACACCGTCGCGCACACCATCACGTGTGAGGCGGGGGCGGTtatggaggaggtgatgaGGTCGGTCGACAAGGTGGGTCTCATGGTGCGCTGCGTGCCATCCTACGTCCGGACTACTGTCGGCGGCTGCATCGCCACGGctacgcacagcagcggcagccaaTGCCATTGTCTCTCGGACTATGTGCGAGGGTTGAAGATCGTGGACGGCTGCGCCCAGATTCGCACGCTGGTCGCAGGCAAGGACgacgcggagctgcggctggCCGCCTGCCACCTCGGCGTGATTGGCATTGTCACGGAGGTCACGCTGGAGGTGCAGCCGCGGATTCAGTGGAAGTTGGTAAGTCAGCCGTTGCCCATGAAGGATGCGACGAACGCTGCGCTGGTTGCGGAGAAGGTGAGGTCGACTGAGTACtaccggtggtggtgggtgccACACACGGACGGCTGCTACGAGTCCTACAGCAGAGTCGAGAGCACGACGGACATATCCGCGCTGCCCCCGCTTCCCGACGCGCTCACTGCGCGGGATGACGCGCCTGTGCAGCCGTCGCCTGCTGCTTTGCAGGAAgcaagcagcgccagcgacagcagcgcctctctAATCGTGAAGAGTGCCCTCAAGAGTATTGCGACGGACTTTGTGCGGCATCAGGTGGTTGAGTGGAGCCTGTGGGCGGCGTGCCTGTACCCGGCTATTCAGCCGTACGTGAACAAGGCGTATCAGCGGGTCTTCTTCTCGGCTCCCCAGGTGCAGCGCGGGTCGGCGCTCGAGTGCTTCACCTTCGACTGCCTCTTCAAGCAGTGGGCCAACGAGTGGGCTATCGATGCCTCGCGGGCCGTTGAGGCGTTTAACCGACTGCGGGACATGATCGACCGTGAGGGCATGCTCCTGCACTTCCCCGTCGAGTTCCGCTTCACGGCGCCAGATGTGTCGGACATGTCCCCCGCCGTGGGGCGGCCAACATGCTGGATTGGTGTGGTCATGTACCGTCCCTACGGGCAGGAAGCGCGCGACACGCGCCGTTGCTACGACGGCTTCTGCCACGTGATGGAGGAGATGGGTGGCCGTCCACACTGGGCCAAGTACTACGACTGGGGACATCGCGAGATAACGGCGGCCTACGGCGACCACTGGGAGCGCTTcctggcgctgcgtcgcaggATGGACCCCGACGACATCTTTGTAAACCGTTGGTTCCGCAACCTTATGTCGTCCGACCGCGTGAACAGCACCGCGTGCACGCCGTAG
- a CDS encoding putative myo-inositol-1(or 4)-monophosphatase 1 gives MTQTALTEDELDDALGLAIRAANTAAFIINSAIDDRTNNIEAQIRNNPNDLVTQYEKQCKEEVLNILRVGTPSYAILSDAVHSEAVLDDGPTWIVGPIDGTVSFEHGLFDFCVSIALALRKEPILGVVCAPRLQEVFTAVKNRGAFSNGQRIHVSLVDSLKQSVVLLHESCTRSDAAVRSVTAMQAELAKHPVQGLRCNGSAALDMCLVAAGRAELFWEAGVNPWNVAAGVIIVREAGGVVHDVESTDAFDFTRRGVCCGCSLDVTKHGVELSLKHNYRSSVLNTSS, from the coding sequence ATGACGCAGACCGCCCTCACGGAGGACGAGCTGGATGATGCTCTTGGCCTTGCCATCCGTGCCGCCAACACGGCCGCCTTCATCATCAACAGCGCTATCGACGACAGGACAAACAACATCGAGGCGCAGATCAGAAACAACCCGAACGATCTCGTGACGCAGTACGAAAAGCAGtgcaaggaggaggtgctgaacATCCTACGCGTGGGCACTCCTTCGTATGCTATTCTGAGCGACGCCGTGCacagcgaggcggtgctcgaTGACGGCCCCACGTGGATTGTTGGCCCGATCGACGGCACCGTCAGCTTCGAGCACGGCCTCTTCGACTTCTGCGTCTCCATCGCGTTAGCCCTTCGCAAGGAACCTATACTGGGTGTCGTGTGCGCGCCACGCCTGCAGGAGGTCTTCACCGCCGTCAAGAACCGCGGTGCCTTCAGCAACGGCCAGCGCATTCACGTCTCGCTGGTCGATTCGTTGAAGCAGagcgtggtgctgctgcacgaaagctgcacccgcagcgacgcagccgtgAGAAGCGTGACGGCGatgcaggcggagctggcaAAGCACCCCGTGCAGGGGCTGCGGTGCAACGGGTCTGCAGCGCTGGATATGTGCCTTGTCGCGGCTGGGCGAGCGGAGCTGTTTTGGGAAGCCGGCGTGAACCCGTGGAATGTGGCGGCAGGCGTGATCATCGTGCGTGAGGCAGGCGGTGTTGTGCATGATGTCGAAAGCACCGACGCTTTCGACTTCACTCGCCGCGGCGTGTGCTGCGGGTGCTCTCTGGATGTGACCAAGCATGGCGTCGAGCTGAGCCTCAAACACAACTACCGTAGCTCGGTGTTGAACACGTCATCTTGA
- a CDS encoding putative otubain, translated as MDEGLPIDASEAQLEAIRREVAHYPLLSLSLPLNKESMIVKEMEHDDAYLAQTLSLFGASPVSTKQYDFDSIRYSRRDGNCFYRCAGFRLCELIVEHPDRAAEYVALLKSREESLSRLFGLFVFDFTDALAEILKGVADKTITSVAQVYNRFISDDGAYVLAALRYLISAYLQEHEEEYEPFVSGLGYGTVRDYCNAEVELVDHESDNVQLAAFAKAFNVCIKVYALDRNAGNNITEYSFNGEDNDAEDRLVVGLLYMPGHYNLLGRGPG; from the coding sequence ATGGATGAGGGACTGCCAATCGACGCGAGCGAGGCACAGCTCGAAGCTATCCGGAGGGAGGTGGCGCACTACCCGTTACTgtcgctctcgctgccgctcaaCAAGGAGTCGATGATTGTGAAGGAGATGGAGCACGACGACGCCTACCTTGCCCAAACGCTGTCGCTCTTTGGGGCCTCACCGGTTTCCACAAAGCAGTACGACTTCGACAGCATACGCTACtcgcgccgcgacggcaaCTGCTTCtaccgctgcgccggcttTCGCCTGTGCGAGCTCATCGTCGAACACCCGGATAGGGCGGCGGAGTatgtggcgctgctcaaATCGCGAGAGGAGAGCCTCTCCAGGTTGTTCGGCCTCTTCGTGTTCGATTTCACGGATGCCTTGGCGGAGATCCTGAAGGGTGTGGCGGACAAGACGATCACTTCCGTCGCACAAGTCTACAATCGCTTCATctccgacgacggcgcctaCGTTCTGGCGGCGCTACGCTACTTGATCTCCGCTTACCTGCAagagcacgaggaggagtACGAGCCTTTCGTCAGCGGACTCGGCTACGGCACGGTGCGCGACTACTGCAACGCCGAGGTGGAGCTGGTGGATCACGAGAGCGACAATGTGCAGCTGGCCGCCTTTGCAAAGGCCTTCAACGTCTGCATCAAGGTCTACGCGCTGGACCGAAATGCAGGTAACAATATCACCGAGTACTCCTTCAACGGCGAGGACAACGACGCTGAAGACCGACTGGTGGTGGGCCTGCTTTACATGCCCGGCCACTACAACCTTCTCGGGCGGGGACCCGGGTga
- a CDS encoding putative zinc-finger protein ZPR1, which produces MSEKEPDEMPVTAEGPAAAHEGSKMDLNGKERRTNYIKTDLGELNMIESMCPKCQEMGTTRLMITSVPHFKEIIVSSFECQRCGEVNNEVAFGGTFGPKRVRYELQVHSKQDLDRQVVKSEFATIAIPELELEIPPESQKGNLNTVEGILEQTYSGLQLQQPLRKIQHPDLYEKIEAFCAKLESFRSGDVPFTLTLDDPAGNSYIEPIHDYYHPTLDPQLTKYEKERTEIDRQLLGIAIDYNTERTKEEEKDVEEGQFSDVTQILCDCPACRRPGHLMMHECDIPYFKQTIIMAFKCEYCGYKSNEIKAGGEINPKGLRLTLHVKSEADLKRDVLKSDTATLIIPEVRLELAPGTLGGFFSTVEGTITQVRDQLMNLPQAAFAAGDSADDNSKTMLEFVKELDELLALREEFTFILDDPLGNVYIQNPCSHLPPPDDVDPKLEREEYTRTEEQDEELGIRSMRHNEEQANIEKSEDEADHEAEEKDGAAAEEQETEQ; this is translated from the coding sequence ATGTCAGAAAAGGAACCCGATGAAATGCCTGTGACTGCCGAGgggccggctgcagcgcacgagGGCAGCAAAATGGACCTGAATGGGAAGGAGAGGCGCACAAACTACATCAAGACGGACCTAGGCGAGCTGAACATGATTGAGTCCATGTGCCCCAAGTGCCAGGAGATGGGCACGACGCGCCTTATGATCACGAGTGTTCCTCACTTCAAGGAGATCATCGTCAGCAGCTTCGAGTGCCAGCGCTGTGGTGAGGTCAATAACGAGGTCGCGTTTGGAGGCACTTTTGGCCCCAAGAGGGTACGCTACGAGTTGCAGGTGCATAGCAAGCAGGATCTGGACCGGCAGGTGGTCAAGTCGGAGTTCGCCACCATCGCAATCCCTGAGCTAGAGCTGGAGATTCCGCCGGAGTCGCAGAAGGGAAACCTGAATACCGTCGAGGGCATCTTGGAGCAGACATACAGCGGCCTTCAActtcagcagccgctgcgcaagaTTCAGCACCCAGATCTGTACGAGAAGATCGAGGCTTTTTGCGCGAAGTTGGAGTCCTTTCGGAGCGGTGATGTCCCCTTTACCCTCACTCTCGACGACCCAGCAGGGAATAGCTACATTGAACCCATCCACGACTACTACCACCCAACTCTCGACCCTCAGCTCACCAAGTACGAAAAGGAGCGCACCGAGATCgaccgccagctgctcggcatCGCCATCGACTACAACACGGAGCGgacgaaggaggaggagaaggacgtggaggagggccAGTTCAGCGACGTGACGCAGATCCTGTGCGACTGCCCTGCTTGCCGCAGGCCTGGGCATCTCATGATGCACGAATGTGATATTCCGTACTTCAAGCAGACAATTATTATGGCCTTCAAGTGCGAGTACTGCGGCTACAAGAGCAACGAGATCAAGGCGGGTGGCGAAATCAACCCGAAGGGGCTGCGGCTCACTCTGCACGTCAAGTCGGAGGCGGACCTCAAGCGTGACGTGCTCAAGTCCGATACGGCCACGCTGATCATCCCGGAGGTGCGTCTTGAGCTGGCGCCTGGCACCTTGGGCGGCTTCTTTTCCACTGTCGAGGGCACCATCACGCAGGTGCGCGACCAGCTCATGAATCTACCTCAGGCTGCCTTCGCCGCTGGCGACTCGGCCGATGACAACTCAAAGACGATGCTCGAGTTCGTGAAGGAGCTAGACGAGCTGCTGGCTCTCAGGGAGGAGTTTACCTTCATCCTCGACGACCCCCTTGGTAATGTATACATCCAGAACCCTTGCTCACATCTGCCTCCGCCAGACGACGTGGACCCGAAgctggagagagaggagtaCACCCgcacggaggagcaggacgAAGAGCTCGGTATTCGTTCTATGCGCCACAACGAGGAGCAGGCCAACATTGAGAAGTCGGAGGATGAGGCGGACCACGAGGCTGAAGAAAaggacggtgccgccgctgaggagcaggagacCGAACAGTGA